The Christensenella timonensis DNA segment GCTTCGTCGGCCGCCTGCGCCGCAGAAGCGGCTTCCTCTTCTTTTACAGTATTGATATCCATATCCTCAGGGGTATTTTCTGCGATATCCCCTGATTCAGTGATTTTCTTATTCATAAATCGGCTGCTCCTAGTTTACGAAGAAGTTATGGAACACAGTCCCAAGGCCCCAGTCCATCAGGCCTACGATAACGGTGAAAATAACAATGAAAACAATAACGGCAAACGTCGTCTTGAAAAGATCGTTTTTGGACGGCCACGTTACTTTTTTGATTTCACCCCACACGTCCTTAAAGAACCTTCCCGGACTGCGCTTCTGCTTCTTATTTTTTTTCTTGGCGAGCTTCTTCTGCTCTTTTAAGTGCTTTTCTCTTTCCTCGCCCAACAACTTGGTTTTCGCCATTGCCTTAACCCCTCAAAATTTACTTCTTTACTTCGTTTCCTTGTGCACCGTATGCTTTTTGCAGAACTTGCA contains these protein-coding regions:
- the secE gene encoding preprotein translocase subunit SecE, with amino-acid sequence MAKTKLLGEEREKHLKEQKKLAKKKNKKQKRSPGRFFKDVWGEIKKVTWPSKNDLFKTTFAVIVFIVIFTVIVGLMDWGLGTVFHNFFVN